A single window of Streptomyces diastaticus subsp. diastaticus DNA harbors:
- a CDS encoding thiamine pyrophosphate-binding protein: MTHDHHGPELIPTPAQTAAALSPPPGRTGGDLVMETLHGLGATTVFGLPGQHALGLFDALRRAPMEYVGLRVENNAGFAADAYGRVTGEAAPLLLSTGPGALTSLAALQEAAAASAPVLAVSSQVPAAGLGGGRHGYLHELRDQQASFRDVVKSVHTVRTASQIPTAIAEAWRSALTAPHGPVWVEIPADILSARTTVPQVTAPDAFPEEPAPRPELTAVAADWLGRAERPVIIAGGGVVRADAAGKLTALAERLQAPVVTTFGGKGAFAWDHPLSLRSWMEDRHTTAFLEEADVVLVVGSGLGELSSHYGTFTPRGRIVQIDADLGKLEANYPALGIHADARLALTALLETVPERTDTGAPDRVAATLAAIRDRIDGQGLDTEQRVLAAVREALPDTSPSFWDMTILAYWAWSAFDPRQGAFHSAQGAGGLGYAYPAALGAAVADPTRPVLAVSGDGGALYSIAELATARQHDLDVTWLIVDDGGYGILREYMHDAFGTTTATELSRPDYAALAAAFHIPATTTSVEHLATDLAKALAAPGPSVVVLPVHLRMFAATHEEERAAE; the protein is encoded by the coding sequence ATGACCCACGACCACCACGGCCCCGAGCTGATCCCCACCCCCGCCCAGACGGCGGCAGCCCTGTCCCCTCCGCCCGGCCGCACCGGTGGTGACCTGGTCATGGAGACCCTGCACGGCCTCGGCGCCACCACCGTCTTCGGCCTGCCGGGCCAGCACGCGCTCGGCCTGTTCGACGCCTTGCGGCGCGCCCCCATGGAGTACGTGGGCCTGCGCGTCGAGAACAACGCCGGGTTCGCGGCCGACGCGTACGGCCGGGTGACGGGTGAGGCGGCCCCGCTGCTGCTGTCCACCGGCCCGGGGGCCCTCACCTCGCTGGCCGCGCTCCAGGAGGCGGCCGCCGCCAGTGCCCCGGTGCTGGCGGTCAGCAGCCAGGTCCCGGCGGCGGGGCTCGGCGGCGGGCGCCACGGGTACCTGCACGAACTGCGGGACCAGCAGGCGTCGTTCCGGGACGTGGTGAAGTCCGTGCACACGGTGCGTACCGCCTCGCAGATCCCGACCGCGATCGCCGAGGCGTGGCGGAGCGCCCTGACCGCGCCGCACGGTCCGGTGTGGGTGGAGATCCCCGCCGACATCCTCAGCGCGCGGACCACGGTGCCGCAGGTCACGGCCCCGGACGCGTTCCCGGAGGAGCCGGCGCCGCGTCCCGAGCTGACAGCGGTGGCGGCGGACTGGCTGGGCCGCGCCGAGCGGCCGGTGATCATCGCGGGCGGCGGCGTGGTCCGCGCCGACGCGGCCGGCAAGCTGACCGCGCTGGCCGAACGCCTCCAGGCCCCGGTGGTCACCACCTTCGGCGGCAAGGGCGCCTTCGCCTGGGACCACCCGCTCTCGCTCCGGTCGTGGATGGAGGACCGGCACACCACGGCCTTCCTGGAGGAGGCCGACGTGGTGCTCGTCGTCGGCTCCGGCCTCGGCGAGCTGTCCTCGCACTACGGGACGTTCACCCCGCGCGGCCGGATCGTCCAGATCGACGCCGACCTCGGCAAGCTGGAGGCCAACTACCCGGCCCTCGGCATCCACGCCGACGCCCGCCTCGCGCTCACCGCCCTGCTGGAGACCGTCCCGGAGCGTACGGACACCGGCGCCCCGGACCGCGTCGCCGCCACCCTCGCCGCGATCCGCGACCGGATCGACGGCCAGGGCCTCGACACCGAGCAGCGCGTCCTGGCCGCCGTCCGCGAGGCGCTGCCCGACACCTCGCCCAGCTTCTGGGACATGACGATCCTCGCCTACTGGGCCTGGTCCGCCTTCGACCCCCGCCAGGGCGCCTTCCACTCGGCCCAGGGCGCGGGCGGCCTCGGCTACGCCTACCCGGCCGCGCTCGGCGCCGCCGTCGCGGACCCGACCCGCCCGGTGCTCGCCGTCTCCGGCGACGGCGGTGCGCTGTACTCGATCGCCGAGCTGGCCACCGCCCGCCAGCACGACCTGGACGTCACCTGGCTCATCGTCGACGACGGCGGCTACGGCATCCTGCGCGAGTACATGCACGACGCCTTCGGCACCACCACCGCCACCGAGCTGAGCCGCCCGGACTACGCGGCCCTCGCCGCCGCCTTCCACATCCCGGCCACCACCACCTCGGTGGAGCACCTGGCCACGGACCTGGCGAAGGCGCTGGCCGCCCCCGGCCCGTCCGTGGTCGTCCTCCCGGTCCACCTGCGGATGTTCGCCGCCACCCACGAGGAGGAGCGCGCCGCGGAGTGA
- a CDS encoding ABC transporter ATP-binding protein, translating to MLALAVVQETGRRKDHGVAGARQDRQERGEPGRTPVAGPEAAIENRGWVKRLTAYAWRHPKDVILSLGASLAGMGVMALVPLITKIVIDDVIGGSRSLALWAGLLIAAALVVYGLTYVRRYYGGRLALDVQHELRTDMFDTITELDGRRQDDLSTGQVVGRATSDLQLIQGLLFMLPMTIGNVLLFLMSLAIMAWLSLPLTLVVVAVAPALWWIARRSRTRLHPATWYAQGQAAAVAGVVDGAVSGVRVVKGFGQEDQETGKVREVSRRLFAGRLRTVKLNARYTPALQAVPMLGQVAMLALGGWLAVRGQITLGTFVAFSTYLAQLVGPVRMLAMVLTVGQQARAGAERVLELIDTEPSIADGTRELPADAPATVEFDSVTFGYGEGRPVLDGFSTEIREGETLALVGASGSGKSTVSALLPRYYDVSAGAVLVGGRDVRELTLDSLRAAIGLVPEDSFLFSDTIRANIAYGRPDATDEQITAAARAARADRFIADLPDGYDTAVGEHGLTLSGGQRQRLALARALLTDPRLLVLDDATSAVDARVEHEIHETLAEVMAGRTTLLIAHRRSTLNLADRIAVLDEGRVAAVGTHAELERTSPLYRRLLTDPEALGGTSPGHTPRQAPLSVLPEEETLTDELRDELDAEFDAERGITPALWVRDKEARDPAAALAGMPATPELLAQVEALPPADEKPRVDEARAVTPEDSYGLRRLLRGFGRPLAVAFLFVAADAGLGLLLPVLIRHGIDEGVNQLALGAVWTAAGLALLAVIAQWASQTAEIRKTGRTGERVLYALRLKIFAQLQRLGLDFYERELTGRIMTRMTTDVDALSTFLQTGLVTAFVSVVTFFGIMGVLLAIDLQLALVVFATLPVLVVGTYFFRKRSVKAYELARERVSGVNADLQENVAGLRIVQAFRREPTTTREFAAHSDSYRRARLKGQWLISVYFPFVQLLASVAAAAVLIVGAGRIEAGTLTTGALVAYLLYIDLFFAPVQQLSQVFDGYQQATVSLGRIQQLLREKPSTGRAAEPLDVRSLRGEIAFENTGFAYRPADGDGQAEEALTGVDLRIAPGETVAFVGETGAGKSTLVKLVARFYDPTSGRVTVDGTDLRDLDLTSYRHRLGVVPQEAYLFEGTVRDAIAYGRPEASDAEVEAAARAVGAHDMIARLEGGYLHTVAERGRNLSAGQRQLIALARAELVDPDILLLDEATAALDLATEALVNQATDRIAGRRTTLVVAHRLTTAARADRVVVMDHGRVAETGTHDELLAEDGAYAALWGAFVGAPAA from the coding sequence ATGTTGGCGCTGGCGGTAGTGCAGGAGACCGGACGACGGAAGGACCACGGGGTGGCGGGCGCGCGGCAGGACCGGCAGGAGCGGGGGGAACCGGGGCGTACCCCGGTGGCCGGGCCTGAGGCGGCGATCGAGAACCGGGGCTGGGTCAAGCGGCTCACCGCGTACGCCTGGCGGCACCCCAAGGACGTGATCCTCTCGCTCGGCGCCTCGCTCGCCGGGATGGGCGTCATGGCGCTGGTCCCCCTGATCACCAAGATCGTCATCGACGACGTGATCGGCGGCAGCCGCTCCCTGGCCCTGTGGGCCGGGCTGCTGATCGCGGCCGCCCTGGTCGTCTACGGGCTGACGTACGTCCGCCGCTACTACGGCGGACGGCTCGCCCTGGACGTGCAGCACGAGCTGCGCACCGACATGTTCGACACCATCACCGAGCTGGACGGCAGACGCCAGGACGACCTCTCCACCGGCCAGGTCGTCGGCCGCGCCACCAGCGACCTCCAGCTCATCCAGGGCCTGCTCTTCATGCTGCCGATGACCATCGGCAACGTCCTGCTCTTCCTCATGTCCCTGGCGATCATGGCGTGGCTCTCGCTGCCGCTGACCCTGGTCGTCGTCGCCGTCGCCCCCGCCCTGTGGTGGATCGCCCGCCGCAGCCGCACCCGGCTCCACCCCGCCACCTGGTACGCACAGGGGCAGGCCGCCGCTGTCGCCGGGGTGGTCGACGGGGCCGTCTCGGGCGTCCGCGTCGTCAAGGGGTTCGGCCAGGAGGACCAGGAGACCGGCAAGGTCCGCGAGGTCAGCCGCCGCCTCTTCGCCGGCCGCCTGCGCACCGTCAAGCTCAACGCCCGCTACACCCCCGCCCTCCAGGCCGTCCCCATGCTCGGCCAGGTCGCCATGCTCGCCCTCGGCGGCTGGCTGGCGGTGCGCGGGCAGATCACCCTGGGCACCTTCGTCGCCTTCTCCACCTACCTCGCCCAGCTCGTCGGCCCGGTCCGGATGCTCGCCATGGTCCTCACCGTCGGCCAGCAGGCCCGGGCCGGCGCCGAACGCGTCCTGGAGCTGATCGACACCGAACCCTCGATCGCCGACGGCACCCGCGAACTGCCCGCCGACGCCCCCGCCACCGTCGAGTTCGACTCGGTCACCTTCGGCTACGGCGAGGGCCGCCCCGTCCTCGACGGCTTCAGCACGGAGATCCGCGAGGGCGAGACCCTGGCCCTGGTCGGCGCCTCCGGCAGCGGCAAGTCGACCGTCTCGGCCCTGCTGCCCCGCTACTACGACGTGAGCGCCGGCGCCGTCCTCGTCGGCGGCCGCGACGTGCGCGAACTGACGCTCGACTCGCTGCGCGCCGCCATCGGCCTGGTCCCCGAGGACAGCTTCCTCTTCTCCGACACCATCCGCGCCAACATCGCCTACGGCCGCCCCGACGCCACCGACGAGCAGATCACCGCCGCCGCCCGGGCCGCCCGCGCCGACCGGTTCATCGCCGACCTGCCCGACGGCTACGACACGGCCGTGGGCGAGCACGGCCTGACCCTCTCCGGCGGCCAGCGCCAGCGACTGGCCCTGGCCCGCGCGCTGCTCACCGATCCCCGCCTGCTCGTCCTGGACGACGCCACCTCGGCCGTCGACGCCCGTGTCGAGCACGAGATCCACGAGACCCTCGCCGAGGTCATGGCGGGCCGCACCACCCTGCTCATCGCCCACCGCCGCTCCACCCTCAACCTCGCCGACCGCATCGCCGTCCTCGACGAGGGCCGCGTCGCCGCCGTCGGCACCCACGCTGAGCTGGAGCGCACCTCCCCGCTCTACCGACGCCTGCTCACCGACCCCGAGGCCCTCGGCGGCACCTCGCCCGGCCACACCCCGCGGCAGGCCCCGCTCTCCGTGCTCCCCGAGGAGGAGACGCTCACCGACGAGCTGCGGGACGAGCTGGACGCCGAGTTCGACGCCGAACGCGGCATCACCCCGGCCCTGTGGGTCCGCGACAAGGAGGCCCGCGACCCGGCCGCCGCCCTCGCCGGGATGCCCGCCACCCCCGAACTCCTCGCCCAGGTCGAGGCGCTGCCCCCGGCCGACGAGAAACCCCGGGTGGACGAGGCGCGGGCGGTCACCCCGGAGGACTCCTACGGCCTGCGGCGGCTGCTGCGCGGCTTCGGCCGGCCGCTCGCCGTCGCCTTCCTCTTCGTCGCGGCCGACGCCGGGCTCGGCCTGCTGCTGCCGGTGCTGATCCGGCACGGCATCGACGAGGGGGTCAACCAGCTCGCGCTCGGCGCCGTCTGGACCGCTGCCGGGCTCGCCCTGCTCGCCGTGATCGCCCAGTGGGCCTCGCAGACCGCCGAGATCCGCAAGACAGGCCGCACCGGCGAGCGGGTCCTGTACGCGCTCCGGCTGAAGATCTTCGCCCAGCTCCAGCGGCTCGGCCTGGACTTCTACGAGCGCGAGCTGACCGGCCGGATCATGACCCGGATGACCACCGACGTCGACGCGCTCTCCACCTTCCTCCAGACGGGCCTGGTCACCGCCTTCGTCTCGGTCGTCACCTTCTTCGGGATCATGGGCGTGCTGCTCGCCATCGACCTCCAGCTCGCGCTGGTCGTCTTCGCGACGCTGCCCGTCCTGGTCGTCGGCACGTACTTCTTCCGCAAGCGCAGCGTCAAGGCGTACGAGCTGGCCCGTGAGCGGGTCTCCGGGGTCAACGCCGACCTCCAGGAGAACGTCGCCGGGCTGCGGATCGTGCAGGCGTTCCGCCGCGAGCCCACGACCACCCGCGAGTTCGCCGCGCACAGCGACTCCTACCGGCGGGCGCGGCTCAAGGGGCAGTGGCTGATCTCCGTCTACTTCCCCTTCGTGCAGCTCCTCGCCTCGGTGGCGGCCGCCGCCGTTCTCATCGTCGGCGCCGGCCGGATCGAGGCGGGCACGCTCACCACCGGCGCGCTGGTGGCGTACCTGCTCTACATCGACCTGTTCTTCGCCCCGGTCCAGCAGCTCTCGCAGGTCTTCGACGGGTACCAGCAGGCCACCGTCTCGCTCGGCCGCATCCAGCAGTTGCTGCGCGAGAAGCCGTCCACCGGGCGGGCCGCCGAACCGCTCGACGTGCGCTCACTGCGCGGCGAGATCGCCTTCGAGAACACCGGCTTCGCCTACCGCCCGGCCGACGGCGACGGCCAGGCCGAGGAGGCGCTGACCGGCGTCGACCTGAGGATCGCGCCCGGTGAGACGGTCGCCTTCGTCGGCGAGACCGGCGCGGGCAAGTCGACCCTGGTGAAGCTGGTCGCCCGGTTCTACGACCCGACCAGCGGCCGCGTCACCGTGGACGGTACCGACCTGCGTGACCTCGACCTGACGTCCTACCGGCACCGGCTCGGCGTGGTCCCGCAGGAGGCGTACCTCTTCGAGGGCACCGTGCGGGACGCCATCGCCTACGGGCGGCCCGAGGCGAGCGACGCCGAGGTGGAGGCGGCGGCCCGCGCGGTCGGCGCGCACGACATGATCGCCCGGCTGGAGGGCGGCTACCTGCACACCGTCGCCGAACGCGGCCGCAACCTCTCCGCCGGGCAGCGCCAGTTGATCGCGCTGGCCCGCGCCGAACTGGTCGACCCGGACATCCTGCTGCTGGACGAGGCGACGGCCGCCCTCGACCTCGCCACGGAGGCCCTGGTCAACCAGGCCACCGACCGGATCGCGGGCCGCCGCACCACGCTGGTCGTCGCCCACCGGCTGACCACCGCCGCCCGCGCCGACCGGGTCGTCGTCATGGACCACGGCCGCGTCGCCGAGACCGGCACCCACGACGAACTCCTCGCCGAGGACGGCGCGTACGCCGCTCTGTGGGGCGCCTTCGTCGGAGCGCCCGCCGCCTGA
- a CDS encoding VOC family protein has protein sequence MNVRRVVPNLRTEDPEACGAFYARIGLSPAMDLGWITTLTGTGGGASPVQLSLMTEDLTGPVVPDLSIEVDDVDAAYEELRAAGAELLFPVRDEEWGVRRFFARDPDGRVVNVLGHR, from the coding sequence ATGAACGTACGGCGGGTCGTCCCCAACCTGCGGACCGAGGACCCCGAGGCGTGCGGCGCGTTCTACGCCCGCATCGGCCTCAGCCCCGCGATGGACCTCGGCTGGATCACCACCCTGACCGGCACCGGCGGCGGCGCCTCGCCGGTCCAGCTCAGCCTGATGACCGAGGACCTGACCGGCCCGGTCGTCCCCGACCTGAGCATCGAGGTCGACGACGTGGACGCCGCGTACGAGGAGCTGCGGGCGGCCGGCGCCGAGCTGCTCTTCCCGGTCCGCGACGAGGAGTGGGGCGTCCGCCGCTTCTTCGCCCGCGACCCGGACGGCCGCGTCGTCAACGTCCTCGGCCACCGCTGA
- the speB gene encoding agmatinase, with amino-acid sequence MTASASSPRPEPRGPVDSSRVPRFAGPATFARLPRLDEVGSADIAVVGVPFDTGVSYRPGARFGGNAIREASRLLRPYNPAQDASPFALAQVADAGDIAANPFHIEEAVETVEAAADDLLATGARLMTLGGDHTIALPLLRSVAKVHGPVALLHFDAHLDTWDTYFGAEYTHGTPFRRAVEEGILDTSALSHVGTRGPLYGKQDLDDDEKLGFGIVTSADVMRRGVDEITDQLRQRIGDRPLYISVDIDVLDPAHAPGTGTPEAGGLTSRELLEIIRGLASCRLVSADLVEVAPAYDHAEITAVAASHTAYELTTIMARQISA; translated from the coding sequence ATGACCGCATCCGCCTCCTCGCCCCGCCCCGAGCCGCGCGGCCCCGTCGACTCCTCGCGCGTCCCGCGCTTCGCCGGGCCCGCCACCTTCGCGCGGCTGCCGCGGCTGGACGAGGTCGGCTCCGCCGACATCGCCGTGGTCGGCGTCCCCTTCGACACCGGCGTCTCCTACCGGCCCGGCGCCCGCTTCGGCGGCAACGCCATCCGCGAGGCGTCCCGGTTGCTGCGGCCCTACAACCCGGCGCAGGACGCCTCCCCGTTCGCCCTCGCCCAGGTCGCGGACGCCGGCGACATCGCCGCCAACCCCTTCCACATCGAGGAGGCCGTCGAGACCGTCGAGGCCGCCGCCGACGACCTGCTGGCCACCGGCGCCCGCCTCATGACGCTGGGCGGCGACCACACCATCGCCCTGCCGCTGCTCCGCTCGGTCGCCAAGGTGCACGGGCCCGTCGCCCTGCTCCACTTCGACGCCCACCTCGACACCTGGGACACCTACTTCGGGGCCGAGTACACGCACGGCACGCCCTTCCGCCGGGCCGTCGAGGAGGGCATCCTCGACACCTCCGCCCTCTCCCACGTCGGTACCCGCGGCCCGCTCTACGGCAAGCAGGACCTCGACGACGACGAGAAGCTCGGCTTCGGGATCGTGACCAGCGCCGACGTGATGCGGCGCGGGGTCGACGAGATCACCGACCAGCTGCGGCAGCGGATCGGGGACCGGCCGCTCTACATCTCCGTGGACATCGACGTCCTCGACCCCGCGCACGCGCCCGGCACCGGGACGCCCGAGGCCGGGGGGCTGACCTCGCGGGAGCTGCTGGAGATCATCCGGGGGCTCGCCTCGTGCCGCCTCGTCTCCGCCGACCTGGTCGAGGTCGCGCCCGCCTACGACCATGCCGAGATCACGGCGGTGGCCGCCAGCCACACGGCGTACGAGCTGACCACGATCATGGCGCGCCAGATCTCGGCCTGA